The Bacteroidales bacterium genome has a window encoding:
- a CDS encoding Crp/Fnr family transcriptional regulator, whose amino-acid sequence MDIVNNSFGCDDCSFKILLCGNIPVDDFRIIRNTARQLRYKKNETIIKQGTKATHVAFLYKGIVKMAYEDRRGRNLIVSVLSEQKFLGCVNMFFKDTNVFSLVAVEECDICLLDYKVISRLVEKNSVFASNIFRHSIGMFEAAIENYVSLAHRQANGRIADVLLYLSKNVYKKKVFEMSLSRVEIAEYAACSRENVITILKKFNKEGIIDFKEKTIEIKNVDKLMEISRNG is encoded by the coding sequence ATGGATATTGTTAATAATTCATTTGGTTGTGACGACTGCTCATTTAAAATATTATTGTGTGGAAACATACCCGTTGATGATTTTAGAATAATTAGAAATACTGCTAGACAATTGCGTTATAAGAAAAATGAAACTATTATAAAACAAGGAACGAAGGCTACACATGTTGCGTTTCTATATAAAGGCATTGTGAAAATGGCATATGAAGACAGACGTGGTCGTAATTTGATTGTGAGTGTGCTTTCTGAACAAAAGTTTCTTGGTTGTGTTAATATGTTTTTTAAAGATACTAATGTGTTTTCATTGGTTGCTGTTGAGGAATGTGATATATGTCTGTTAGATTATAAAGTAATAAGCCGTTTAGTAGAAAAAAATAGCGTGTTTGCATCAAATATTTTTAGGCATTCAATTGGCATGTTTGAAGCTGCGATTGAAAATTATGTTAGTCTTGCTCACAGGCAAGCTAATGGTCGAATTGCAGATGTTTTATTGTATTTATCAAAAAATGTTTACAAAAAAAAGGTCTTCGAAATGTCATTAAGCAGAGTTGAAATAGCTGAATATGCTGCTTGTTCAAGAGAAAACGTGATTACAATTCTAAAAAAATTTAATAAAGAAGGCATTATTGATTTTAAGGAAAAAACAATTGAAATTAAAAACGTAGATAAGCTTATGGAAATTAGCAGAAACGGTTGA